Proteins from one Salinispora arenicola genomic window:
- a CDS encoding DUF72 domain-containing protein has protein sequence MWTHKAWQGRLVAHPLPTHERLRHYAGWCTAVEGNTTFYATPSRETVASWAQQTDPDFGFVLKLPRVVTHERHLGDVDEPLRAFLHAIEPLGPRAQALWIQLPGSFAPADVATLARFLRRLPTTHRYAVEVRHPAFFVDSRATALLARTLAATSTEWIPFDTTTFFARPPTSDAERDAWTKKPRMPLRSEALTDRPIVRYLGCDDPDRTSAGWQRWVATVADWLHEGRSPTLFVHTPDNADAPVLARRFHDDVRARVPALAPLPEPPSVQPLTLF, from the coding sequence ATGTGGACGCACAAGGCGTGGCAGGGGCGCCTGGTGGCGCACCCGCTGCCGACTCACGAACGCCTGCGGCACTACGCCGGTTGGTGCACGGCGGTCGAGGGAAACACCACGTTCTACGCGACTCCTTCCCGGGAAACGGTGGCGTCCTGGGCTCAGCAGACCGACCCCGACTTCGGATTCGTCCTCAAACTGCCCAGGGTCGTCACGCACGAGCGCCACCTCGGTGATGTCGACGAACCGCTGCGCGCCTTCCTCCACGCGATCGAGCCCCTGGGCCCGCGGGCGCAGGCTCTCTGGATCCAGCTGCCGGGTTCGTTCGCTCCCGCCGACGTGGCCACCCTCGCCCGCTTCCTGCGCCGCCTCCCCACAACCCACCGGTACGCGGTCGAGGTCCGTCACCCCGCGTTCTTCGTCGACTCCCGAGCGACCGCGCTGTTGGCGAGGACACTGGCCGCCACGTCCACCGAGTGGATCCCATTCGACACCACCACGTTCTTCGCCCGCCCACCGACCAGCGACGCGGAACGGGACGCCTGGACGAAAAAGCCACGGATGCCCCTGCGGTCGGAGGCGCTGACGGACCGACCGATCGTCCGCTACCTCGGCTGCGACGACCCGGACCGGACGAGTGCGGGGTGGCAGCGGTGGGTTGCCACGGTCGCCGACTGGCTACACGAGGGCCGCTCACCCACCCTCTTCGTCCACACTCCAGACAATGCCGACGCTCCGGTGCTCGCCCGTCGCTTCCACGACGACGTACGCGCCCGCGTCCCCGCGCTCGCGCCCCTCCCCGAACCACCCTCGGTGCAACCGTTGACCCTCTTCTGA
- a CDS encoding Ig-like domain repeat protein, with amino-acid sequence MQGFCQRLGWGVGRHQAGRTAAGWFSLALAVTVTQATVVSPAFAQHKPTTAAVTDTALAWGENDEGQLGNGGTTNTSEPTAVSLPSGTLVTAIAGGDGHSLALTSTGSVLAWGDNSDGQLGDGTTTDTTTPVAVDLPTGTEVTAIAAGNDHSLALTSTGSVLAWGDNSDGQLGDGTTTDTSTPVTVDLPTTTTATAISAGADYSLSLSSTGGAFAWGNNDQGQLGDETTISTSTPVTVALQPGTTLIAVAGGSGHSLAITSDNAAIAWGDNSQGQLGDGTTTDALAPVNVALAPGTEITAVAAGRLHSVALTSAGTAFTWGNNASGQLGNGTNTTSSTPVAVSLPTGTTLTAIAAHNSNHTVAITNTETALAWGDNSFGQLGAEITITSSSNTPIPVNLAAGTTVTTTAVGNNHSLALPTLQPSSTTNLNVSPPDPTADQDVTLTATVTCNIDTPTGTITFRNNNTDLATVPLDSNNTATHTTRLPPGTHTLTAHYTSTNTCPSNQSESTTITINAPDNPNTPDDPDLPITGPNLPTILGTATLLILAGAAFLFLTRRNRTTHQK; translated from the coding sequence ATGCAGGGATTCTGTCAACGGCTGGGCTGGGGCGTCGGACGGCATCAGGCGGGACGCACCGCCGCCGGATGGTTCTCGCTCGCGCTGGCCGTGACGGTCACGCAGGCGACCGTCGTCTCGCCCGCGTTCGCGCAGCACAAGCCGACGACCGCCGCCGTGACGGACACCGCACTCGCCTGGGGCGAGAACGACGAGGGGCAGTTGGGTAACGGAGGCACCACCAACACCAGTGAGCCGACTGCGGTCAGCCTGCCCTCGGGCACCCTGGTCACCGCCATCGCCGGTGGCGACGGCCACAGCCTGGCGTTGACCTCCACCGGCAGTGTGCTCGCCTGGGGCGACAACTCCGATGGTCAACTCGGCGACGGAACCACCACCGACACCACCACACCCGTCGCGGTAGACCTGCCCACGGGAACCGAGGTAACCGCCATCGCCGCCGGCAACGACCACAGCCTGGCGTTGACCTCCACCGGCAGTGTGCTCGCCTGGGGCGACAACTCCGATGGTCAACTCGGCGACGGAACCACCACCGACACCAGCACACCCGTCACCGTGGACCTACCCACGACCACCACGGCCACCGCCATCTCTGCCGGTGCCGACTACAGCCTGTCACTGTCCTCCACCGGCGGCGCCTTCGCCTGGGGGAACAACGACCAAGGCCAACTGGGCGACGAGACCACCATTAGCACCAGCACACCCGTCACCGTCGCCCTGCAACCGGGCACCACGCTCATCGCTGTCGCCGGAGGTTCCGGCCACAGCCTGGCGATAACCTCAGACAACGCCGCCATCGCCTGGGGGGACAACTCCCAGGGTCAACTCGGCGACGGAACCACCACCGACGCCCTCGCGCCCGTCAACGTCGCCCTGGCACCGGGAACCGAGATCACCGCCGTCGCCGCCGGGCGCCTCCACAGTGTGGCGTTAACCTCCGCCGGCACTGCCTTCACCTGGGGCAACAACGCCTCGGGCCAGCTGGGCAACGGGACCAACACCACCAGCAGCACTCCGGTCGCGGTCAGCCTGCCCACCGGCACCACGCTCACCGCCATCGCCGCCCACAACAGCAACCACACCGTGGCGATCACCAACACCGAAACCGCCCTCGCCTGGGGCGACAACTCCTTCGGTCAACTCGGCGCCGAGATCACCATCACCAGTAGCAGCAACACACCCATCCCGGTCAACCTGGCCGCCGGCACCACGGTCACGACCACGGCCGTCGGCAACAACCACAGCCTGGCCCTGCCCACACTGCAACCAAGCTCCACCACGAACCTGAACGTCTCACCCCCGGACCCGACAGCAGATCAGGACGTCACCCTCACCGCCACCGTCACCTGCAACATCGACACCCCCACCGGAACCATCACCTTCCGCAACAACAACACCGACCTTGCCACCGTGCCCCTGGACAGCAACAACACCGCCACCCACACCACCCGACTCCCACCCGGCACCCACACCCTCACCGCCCACTACACCAGCACCAACACCTGCCCCAGCAACCAATCCGAATCCACCACCATCACCATCAACGCACCCGACAACCCCAACACACCCGACGACCCCGACCTACCCATCACCGGACCCAACCTGCCCACCATCCTCGGCACCGCCACCCTGCTCATCCTCGCCGGCGCCGCATTCCTCTTCCTTACCCGCCGCAACCGAACAACACACCAGAAATAG
- a CDS encoding DUF7158 domain-containing protein, with product MTTQHLDESVLGWLDGQPLARTELDRRLAALRGGPRSSALPVPGSAEDRQLTRWVAQVILTEQLCTAEAEARGLDVAGAPLARLDQLAAVEFGSITAAAFEGCAAVRALYAELTEDVTAPAAQVAAYRAATRRGPAEVVWQLSSEDGDFEATPDSLPSALAAALRSATPGETVTVDSWTVMLRGCRESVGAALDPTDRINDSARRVVFVRWLDHARAHRLRLVPGLEHPGDPNQPDNYHRH from the coding sequence GTGACGACCCAGCACCTCGACGAGTCGGTGCTGGGCTGGCTCGACGGACAGCCACTGGCGCGGACGGAACTCGACCGCCGGCTCGCCGCCCTGCGCGGCGGGCCGCGGTCCTCCGCGCTGCCGGTGCCCGGCAGCGCGGAGGACCGGCAGCTCACCCGGTGGGTGGCGCAGGTGATCCTGACCGAACAGCTGTGTACGGCGGAGGCCGAAGCCCGTGGCCTCGACGTGGCGGGTGCCCCGCTCGCTCGGCTCGACCAGCTGGCCGCCGTCGAGTTCGGCTCGATCACCGCCGCGGCGTTCGAGGGCTGTGCCGCCGTCCGTGCCCTGTACGCGGAGCTGACCGAGGACGTCACCGCGCCGGCGGCGCAGGTCGCTGCCTATCGTGCCGCGACACGTCGCGGGCCCGCCGAGGTCGTGTGGCAGCTGTCCTCCGAGGACGGTGACTTCGAGGCGACTCCGGACTCGCTTCCGTCCGCGTTGGCGGCAGCCCTGCGTTCGGCTACGCCGGGGGAGACCGTCACCGTCGATTCGTGGACGGTCATGCTTCGGGGCTGCCGGGAGTCGGTCGGTGCGGCCCTCGATCCAACCGATCGGATCAACGACTCCGCGCGCCGGGTCGTGTTTGTCCGGTGGCTGGATCACGCTCGCGCGCACCGGCTCCGTCTGGTGCCGGGGCTCGAGCATCCGGGCGACCCGAACCAGCCCGACAACTACCACCGCCACTGA
- a CDS encoding NEW3 domain-containing protein, translating to MSVMISAVESTDLFVGTEDNPRQVLRVTLDGPPGPVTVTGPGVSGNATGTGVVEVPLDIDDRTPGTEVPVTVTAGDTTVETTVVVAEPGWTMFLVSHFHYDPVWWNTQAAYTSPWELLSGDATTRPLWERNGFALVDAHMDLALRDPVYKFVLAEIDYLKPYFDLYPERRADLRLLLERGQVELIGGTYNEPNTNLTGAETTIRNIIYGVGYQRDILGGDPQTAWQLDVFGHDPQFPGYLADAGLTGSAWARGPFHQWGPIQKNFREAKNDATVMQFPSEFEWISPSGLGVLTHFMPHHYSAGWWMDSSADLPSAEKAVYELYQRLKPVGATKNLLLPVGTDYTPPNKWVTEIHRSWAAKYVWPRFVCGTPRDFLDAVRAEMAATGRRPSPQTRDMNPIYTGKDVSYIDTKQAQRAGEVAAVDAEKLATLAALDGLGRYPDAALDKVWRQLAYGAHHDAITGSESDQVYIDLLSGWREAYDLAASVRDRALDVLIGTVDTTGEGTPVVVTNTLSFVRSDLVSVRLPDGHEGGRVIDDTGAEVPAVVDRGTLRFHAVDVPAMGWRTWRLLPGASSAEPAWTPADGAAIENAYYRVTADAERGGGLDSVYDKVSDRELIRAEHLGNELRIYEEYPAHPDFGEGPWHLIPKGPVVGSAAAAATVRAETSPIGDRLVVSGTVDGIGYEQTITLWHGVRRVDCRTRIVDYAGADRLVRVRFPVDLPGALPVSEVAAAVVGRGFALPDVDAAEAPWTLDNPANTWFGLGSTARVSLSDAAGAPLGDRALGVAEVVTPTLGEAADARDLVVALAAVGVTATTASADWARYGWLDVDSNLPDFRILVGGPQTNDATRELLERAGPEYVDALKRHGRVWVPAEKPLHEVWQPNADLRDLRMLPALVVTDVASLTEDVADARIQACCPGAVPASELLSDHTVAMLTYGLPGFAVDPTGAMHLSLMRSCTGWPSGVWIDPPKRTLPDGASFQLQHWTHEFNYALTSGDGDWRELTLPAQGQEFNHPLYGRVAENHAGTKPATHSYLAVEPAREVLLGTLKPTGNPIAHGTAVSSDPADGVSLRLLESTGLGRSATLTGALALVDKHQADLMERPGDALPDAIGLAGSQVTTVIGRPVAARRGEEPLGPEVEIAQPVHSRYWLHNRGPAPMGYLPVSVGVSPGLLQTVGEPVEVSVVLASHLRDAAVEGTVSVLVPEGWTASLGSRPYRLDPDGQLRFAVTVTPPVGVESGLYFVAARTEHLGQTIEDVTTVAVGELPDLLPVPGDIPEDWDAAQGTTAESGRDTGLTVDVTTTSVTVTPGGRATVGVCLHNRTRGEIRAELQLVSPWGTWDAIAEPIRGVALPAGGSETVTFDVVPPRDADPGRFWALVKVMWFGRCQYAPTVELVLEP from the coding sequence GTGTCGGTCATGATTTCCGCCGTCGAGTCCACCGACTTGTTCGTCGGCACCGAGGACAACCCGCGTCAGGTGCTCCGTGTGACGCTTGACGGCCCGCCCGGGCCGGTCACCGTCACCGGGCCGGGTGTCTCCGGTAACGCGACCGGCACGGGCGTCGTCGAGGTCCCCCTGGACATCGACGACCGGACCCCCGGCACGGAGGTCCCGGTCACCGTCACGGCCGGCGACACGACCGTGGAGACCACGGTCGTGGTCGCCGAGCCGGGCTGGACGATGTTCCTCGTCTCGCACTTCCACTACGACCCGGTGTGGTGGAACACACAGGCCGCGTACACCTCGCCGTGGGAGTTGCTCTCCGGCGACGCCACCACCAGGCCGCTGTGGGAGCGCAACGGGTTCGCGCTGGTGGACGCGCACATGGACCTCGCCCTGCGCGACCCGGTGTACAAGTTCGTCCTCGCCGAGATCGACTACCTCAAGCCGTACTTCGACCTGTATCCCGAGCGCCGGGCCGACCTTCGTCTGCTGCTCGAACGTGGCCAGGTCGAGCTGATCGGCGGTACCTACAACGAACCCAACACCAACCTCACCGGCGCCGAGACCACCATCCGCAACATCATCTACGGCGTCGGCTACCAGCGTGACATCCTGGGCGGAGACCCGCAGACGGCATGGCAGCTGGACGTGTTCGGACATGATCCGCAGTTCCCGGGTTACCTCGCCGACGCCGGGCTGACCGGGTCGGCGTGGGCGCGCGGCCCGTTCCACCAGTGGGGGCCGATCCAGAAGAACTTCCGCGAGGCCAAGAACGACGCGACGGTCATGCAGTTCCCGAGCGAGTTCGAATGGATCTCGCCGTCGGGTCTCGGCGTCCTCACCCACTTCATGCCGCACCACTACTCGGCCGGCTGGTGGATGGACTCCTCAGCCGACCTGCCCAGCGCCGAGAAGGCCGTCTACGAGCTGTACCAGCGCCTCAAGCCGGTCGGGGCGACGAAGAACCTGCTGCTGCCCGTCGGCACCGACTACACGCCGCCGAACAAGTGGGTCACCGAGATCCACCGCTCGTGGGCGGCGAAGTACGTCTGGCCCCGCTTCGTCTGCGGCACCCCCCGGGACTTCCTCGACGCCGTCCGCGCGGAGATGGCCGCGACCGGACGCCGCCCCAGCCCACAGACCCGGGACATGAACCCGATCTACACGGGCAAGGACGTCTCCTACATCGACACGAAGCAGGCGCAGCGGGCCGGGGAGGTCGCCGCCGTCGACGCGGAGAAGCTGGCGACGCTGGCCGCGCTGGACGGGCTCGGCAGGTATCCCGACGCCGCACTCGACAAGGTCTGGCGGCAGCTCGCCTACGGCGCACACCACGACGCGATCACCGGGTCGGAGTCCGACCAGGTCTACATCGACCTGCTCTCCGGCTGGCGCGAGGCGTACGACCTGGCAGCCTCCGTACGGGACCGGGCGCTGGACGTGCTCATCGGTACGGTCGACACCACCGGTGAGGGAACACCGGTCGTCGTCACGAACACGCTCTCCTTCGTTCGTTCCGATCTGGTGTCGGTACGACTTCCCGACGGCCACGAAGGCGGACGGGTGATCGACGACACCGGCGCCGAGGTGCCGGCCGTCGTCGACCGGGGAACGCTGCGGTTCCACGCCGTCGACGTTCCCGCCATGGGGTGGCGGACCTGGCGGCTGCTACCGGGTGCGTCCAGTGCCGAGCCGGCCTGGACACCCGCCGACGGTGCCGCGATCGAGAACGCCTACTACCGGGTCACCGCCGACGCCGAGCGCGGCGGCGGACTCGACAGCGTCTACGACAAGGTCTCGGACCGCGAACTGATCCGCGCCGAGCACCTCGGCAACGAGCTGCGGATCTACGAGGAGTACCCGGCCCACCCGGACTTCGGTGAGGGCCCGTGGCACCTCATCCCGAAGGGGCCGGTCGTGGGCAGCGCGGCGGCGGCAGCCACGGTCCGGGCCGAGACGAGCCCGATCGGCGACCGCCTGGTGGTTTCCGGCACCGTTGACGGAATCGGCTACGAGCAGACCATCACGCTGTGGCACGGTGTGCGCCGGGTGGACTGCCGGACCCGCATCGTCGACTACGCCGGCGCCGACCGGCTGGTGCGGGTGCGCTTCCCGGTCGACCTGCCCGGCGCGCTGCCGGTTTCCGAGGTTGCCGCCGCCGTGGTCGGCCGTGGGTTCGCGCTCCCGGACGTCGACGCGGCGGAAGCCCCCTGGACGCTGGACAACCCGGCCAACACCTGGTTCGGACTCGGTTCCACGGCTCGCGTCTCGCTCTCCGACGCCGCCGGTGCGCCGCTGGGCGACCGCGCCCTCGGTGTCGCCGAGGTGGTGACGCCCACGCTCGGTGAGGCGGCCGACGCCCGCGATCTCGTCGTCGCGCTCGCCGCCGTCGGTGTCACCGCGACGACCGCCAGCGCCGACTGGGCGCGGTACGGCTGGCTCGACGTCGACTCGAACCTGCCCGACTTCCGCATTCTCGTCGGGGGGCCGCAGACCAATGACGCCACCCGGGAACTGCTGGAGCGGGCGGGCCCGGAGTATGTCGACGCGCTGAAGCGGCACGGCCGGGTGTGGGTTCCCGCGGAGAAGCCGCTGCACGAGGTGTGGCAGCCCAACGCCGACCTACGGGACCTGCGGATGCTGCCGGCGCTCGTGGTGACCGACGTCGCCTCGCTGACCGAGGACGTCGCCGACGCCCGGATCCAAGCATGCTGCCCCGGTGCGGTTCCGGCGTCGGAGCTGCTGTCCGACCACACCGTCGCGATGCTCACCTACGGGCTGCCCGGATTCGCGGTCGACCCGACCGGAGCGATGCACCTGTCGCTGATGCGCTCGTGCACCGGCTGGCCGTCCGGGGTGTGGATCGACCCGCCGAAGCGGACTCTGCCCGACGGCGCGTCGTTCCAGCTGCAGCACTGGACCCACGAGTTCAACTACGCGCTGACCAGCGGAGACGGCGACTGGCGGGAGCTCACGCTGCCCGCACAGGGCCAGGAGTTCAACCACCCGCTGTACGGCCGGGTTGCCGAGAACCATGCGGGGACGAAGCCAGCGACGCACTCGTACCTGGCGGTGGAGCCCGCGCGGGAGGTGCTGCTCGGGACGCTCAAGCCCACCGGAAACCCGATCGCGCACGGCACCGCCGTGTCCTCGGACCCGGCGGACGGGGTCAGTCTGCGGCTGCTCGAGTCGACCGGGCTCGGCCGTTCCGCGACGCTGACCGGCGCGCTGGCGCTGGTCGACAAGCACCAGGCCGACCTGATGGAACGTCCTGGTGACGCGCTCCCGGACGCGATTGGGTTGGCCGGCTCGCAGGTCACCACGGTCATCGGTCGACCGGTAGCGGCCCGGCGTGGTGAGGAACCGCTCGGGCCCGAGGTCGAGATCGCCCAGCCGGTGCACTCCCGGTACTGGTTGCACAACCGGGGCCCGGCGCCGATGGGCTACCTACCGGTCTCCGTGGGTGTCTCACCCGGGCTGCTGCAGACCGTCGGCGAGCCGGTGGAGGTCTCGGTGGTGCTCGCCTCGCACCTGCGCGACGCTGCGGTCGAGGGGACGGTCAGTGTCCTCGTCCCAGAAGGGTGGACGGCCTCCCTGGGCAGCCGTCCGTACCGGCTCGACCCCGATGGTCAGCTTCGCTTCGCCGTCACCGTGACACCGCCTGTCGGGGTGGAGTCCGGGCTGTACTTCGTCGCCGCCCGGACCGAACACCTTGGGCAGACGATCGAGGACGTCACCACCGTCGCCGTCGGTGAACTTCCTGATCTGCTGCCCGTGCCCGGGGACATCCCGGAGGACTGGGACGCGGCGCAGGGCACGACGGCCGAGTCGGGACGCGACACCGGGCTCACCGTGGATGTCACTACCACCTCGGTCACCGTCACCCCCGGGGGCCGGGCAACCGTCGGGGTGTGCCTGCACAACCGCACCCGTGGTGAGATCCGGGCTGAACTCCAGCTTGTCTCACCCTGGGGCACCTGGGACGCCATCGCCGAGCCGATCCGCGGCGTCGCGTTGCCCGCGGGTGGATCCGAGACGGTCACCTTCGACGTCGTTCCCCCGCGTGATGCCGATCCGGGCCGGTTCTGGGCGCTGGTCAAGGTGATGTGGTTCGGACGGTGCCAGTACGCCCCGACCGTCGAGCTGGTGCTGGAACCGTGA
- a CDS encoding endo-beta-N-acetylglucosaminidase — translation MRRLLLSLLAGATVVAGSTLTAAPTVAAATEAVDGSQPYASYWFPNELLDWDPETDPDARFNRSMVPLQPRATDPALKANPNARAGEGRVASLVSFAPTSDNPSQGSRDEDYYAFGHWQYIDTLVFWGGSAVEGLILAPNPTVIDAAHRNGVKVYGTVFFPPVAYGGKIDWVHDFVRKSGSTYPVADKLAEVAQYYGFEGWFINQETTGGNTALATELRNLMTYGRNKGVEFMWYDAMTESGAISWQNALTTANDSFLGGPTPVSDSMFLNFWWSTSGLASSRDRAESLGRSGYDLYSGIDTEANGYQTNVNWDALFPAGGSHVTSLGIYRPEWTWTSSSGPADFRARDSRYWVGANGDPSNTTTSSPWKGLATYVAESTPVTQKPFVTSFNAGQGSTYHVAGNQVRTGGWNNLSMQDVPPTYQWVVSSTGTKLTPSLDFTDAYEGGSTLRLNGRLDATNTVRLYQTDLPVAADTKLSTVVKTPAAGATHLSVAVAFTDAPNTFTTLDLGSTSGTGWERRVLDLSAYAGKTIAQIGLRASASAVVPSYDIKVGQLAVYDGAVDTAAAPTGLTVLGSTDVSATRKTLRLDWTPSASGSVHHYDVFRRNPDGSRTHLGATPNDVYFVPQLDRVGAETSTVIEVEAVSTEYGRSTAATTTVTWSGTPPTTTNLALDRPATASGQCTAAEGPAKAVNGSVSGGNSDKWCTTTANQWLEVDLGSVRALDRFVVAHAAAGGESASWNTRDFTIDVRSAASDPWTTAVTVTDNTAELTTHPVSVSARYVRLVVDTPTQDGDPATRIYEFEAWGE, via the coding sequence ATGCGACGCCTGCTCCTGTCCCTGCTGGCCGGCGCCACAGTCGTGGCCGGCAGCACCCTCACCGCGGCTCCCACCGTGGCAGCCGCCACCGAAGCGGTCGACGGCAGCCAGCCGTACGCCTCGTACTGGTTCCCGAACGAACTCCTCGACTGGGATCCGGAGACGGATCCCGATGCCCGCTTCAACCGGTCCATGGTTCCGCTCCAGCCCCGGGCCACCGATCCCGCGCTGAAGGCCAACCCGAACGCGCGAGCGGGCGAGGGCCGAGTGGCGTCGCTGGTGTCGTTCGCACCGACGTCCGACAACCCGTCGCAGGGCTCGCGCGACGAGGACTACTACGCCTTTGGCCACTGGCAGTACATCGACACCCTGGTGTTCTGGGGCGGATCGGCCGTCGAGGGCCTGATTCTCGCGCCGAACCCGACCGTCATCGACGCCGCGCACCGCAACGGCGTCAAGGTGTACGGCACGGTCTTCTTCCCGCCGGTCGCCTACGGCGGCAAGATCGACTGGGTGCACGACTTCGTGCGTAAGTCGGGCTCGACCTATCCGGTCGCCGACAAGCTCGCGGAGGTGGCCCAGTACTACGGCTTCGAAGGGTGGTTCATCAACCAGGAGACGACGGGCGGCAACACCGCCCTCGCCACCGAACTCCGCAACCTGATGACCTACGGCCGGAACAAGGGCGTGGAGTTCATGTGGTATGACGCGATGACCGAATCCGGCGCTATTTCCTGGCAGAACGCGCTCACCACCGCCAACGACTCGTTCCTGGGCGGCCCGACGCCGGTGTCGGACTCGATGTTCCTCAACTTCTGGTGGTCCACCAGCGGCCTGGCCTCGTCCCGGGATCGCGCCGAGTCACTCGGGCGGAGCGGGTACGACCTGTACTCCGGCATCGACACCGAGGCCAACGGCTACCAGACCAACGTCAACTGGGACGCCCTGTTCCCCGCCGGTGGGTCGCACGTGACCTCCCTGGGCATCTACCGCCCGGAGTGGACCTGGACGTCGTCGAGCGGGCCGGCCGACTTCCGGGCACGCGACTCCCGCTACTGGGTCGGCGCGAACGGCGACCCGTCGAACACCACGACCTCCTCGCCGTGGAAAGGGCTCGCCACCTACGTCGCCGAGTCCACGCCGGTGACCCAGAAGCCGTTTGTGACCAGCTTCAACGCCGGTCAGGGTTCGACATACCACGTCGCCGGGAACCAGGTGCGCACCGGCGGCTGGAACAACCTGTCGATGCAGGACGTGCCGCCGACCTACCAGTGGGTGGTCTCCTCGACCGGCACGAAGCTGACGCCGTCGCTCGACTTCACCGATGCCTACGAGGGCGGCTCGACGCTGCGGCTCAACGGCAGGCTGGACGCGACGAACACCGTGCGCCTCTACCAGACCGACCTGCCGGTCGCCGCGGACACCAAGCTGTCGACGGTCGTCAAGACCCCGGCCGCCGGTGCGACCCACCTGAGCGTGGCGGTGGCCTTCACCGACGCCCCGAACACCTTCACCACTCTCGACCTCGGGTCGACCTCCGGCACCGGTTGGGAGCGTCGCGTTCTCGACCTGTCCGCGTACGCCGGTAAGACCATCGCCCAGATCGGGCTGCGGGCGTCGGCGTCGGCCGTCGTCCCGTCCTACGACATCAAGGTTGGCCAGCTCGCCGTGTACGACGGGGCCGTGGACACCGCTGCCGCGCCGACCGGTCTGACCGTCCTGGGCAGCACCGACGTCTCGGCGACCCGCAAGACACTGAGGTTGGACTGGACCCCGTCGGCCAGCGGATCGGTGCACCACTACGACGTGTTCCGCCGCAACCCGGACGGCAGCCGTACCCACCTGGGCGCCACGCCGAACGACGTGTACTTCGTGCCGCAGCTCGACCGGGTCGGCGCCGAGACCAGCACGGTCATCGAGGTCGAGGCGGTGTCGACCGAGTACGGCCGCTCCACCGCGGCGACCACGACCGTCACCTGGTCCGGTACGCCGCCGACCACGACCAACCTGGCGCTCGACCGGCCGGCGACGGCCTCCGGGCAGTGCACCGCTGCCGAAGGACCCGCCAAAGCCGTCAACGGCAGTGTCTCCGGCGGGAACAGCGACAAGTGGTGCACGACGACCGCCAACCAGTGGCTCGAGGTTGACCTGGGCTCGGTCCGTGCCCTCGACCGGTTCGTTGTCGCGCACGCCGCCGCCGGCGGTGAGTCCGCCTCGTGGAACACCCGCGACTTCACCATCGACGTACGCTCCGCGGCCTCGGACCCGTGGACCACGGCCGTCACCGTCACCGACAACACCGCCGAGCTGACAACACATCCAGTGAGCGTCAGCGCACGGTACGTGCGGTTGGTTGTCGACACCCCGACCCAGGACGGCGACCCCGCCACCCGCATATACGAGTTCGAGGCCTGGGGCGAGTAG
- a CDS encoding carbohydrate ABC transporter permease → MTQLINRPTGDPAQTSAPSPRRRRRGSGFGTMRRREKLLRYALLLLALVVTVGPFVWQLSTSFKGAGENIYTTTPQFLPSDPTIDNYLRVTETIPVWSYAKNSLIVAFLAVFGNAVGATLAGFALAKLHFRGRTLFLALVLGTLVLPVEVTIISQYVTVRSLGLADTLLGVALPGAVAMLNVLLMRAAFMAIPTEMDEAAVIDGATAWQRLVHVGLPNVRGMLSVITIFAFIGAWDDFLWPLIVLTDPKNYTLTVGLQYLSGAFTANPRVIAAGTMIAFIPIVIVFATLQRFFFRGVEEGAIKG, encoded by the coding sequence ATGACCCAGCTCATCAACCGTCCCACCGGCGACCCGGCCCAGACGTCGGCCCCGTCGCCGAGACGACGGCGTCGCGGGTCGGGTTTCGGCACCATGCGGCGGCGCGAGAAGCTGCTCCGGTACGCACTGCTGCTGCTGGCGCTGGTGGTGACCGTCGGGCCGTTCGTGTGGCAGCTGTCCACCTCCTTCAAGGGCGCCGGCGAGAACATCTACACCACGACCCCGCAGTTCCTCCCGTCCGACCCGACGATCGACAACTACCTGCGGGTGACCGAGACGATCCCCGTCTGGTCGTATGCGAAGAACTCGCTGATCGTGGCGTTCCTGGCGGTGTTCGGTAACGCCGTGGGCGCCACCCTCGCCGGGTTCGCCCTCGCCAAGCTGCACTTCCGGGGCCGGACGCTGTTTCTCGCGTTGGTACTCGGCACGCTGGTGCTGCCCGTCGAGGTGACGATCATTTCCCAGTATGTGACGGTCCGCAGTCTGGGCCTGGCCGACACGTTGCTGGGTGTGGCCCTGCCCGGCGCCGTGGCCATGTTGAACGTGCTGCTGATGCGCGCGGCGTTCATGGCGATCCCCACCGAGATGGACGAGGCGGCGGTGATCGACGGTGCGACGGCGTGGCAACGGCTGGTCCACGTCGGGCTACCCAACGTACGGGGGATGCTCAGCGTCATCACGATCTTCGCGTTCATCGGCGCATGGGACGACTTCCTCTGGCCGCTGATCGTGTTGACCGACCCGAAGAACTACACCCTCACCGTCGGCCTGCAGTACCTCAGCGGGGCTTTCACCGCGAACCCGCGGGTCATCGCGGCCGGCACCATGATCGCGTTCATTCCCATCGTCATTGTCTTCGCGACACTGCAACGGTTCTTCTTCCGCGGTGTCGAGGAGGGCGCGATCAAGGGGTAA